In uncultured Desulfuromonas sp., the genomic stretch GGGACGGACTCACTGGAGGTTGAGACCGGTGATGAGAACGGGAATGCCATTGAGGCGCCGAGCAATTTGTATGAAGCCTATGCCGAAGAGATGGCGCTGTTAAAGAGCCGCGCCGAATCTCCTGTCGAGGATGGTGCCGCCAACGACTCTACGGGATTAAGAATCGAGGATATGTTTGTCAGCGGTTTTAAAACCACCTCGTACGACACGGTGATTCCCGCGTTACGCACCAGCAAGATTGTGCTGCCGGATACCGGAGATGAGGTCTGCATCTACCCTAACGCCACCTTGTTGCTCATGGTGATGGATTCGTTCCGTCAAGTCGCCGATTATACAAATTTTATCAGTAAATTCACCGTCAGTAATGTTTCAGCCGCGTTCAACGACCAGATCCATGACTTTTATGACCAGTTCTCCGCGAAAGGCTATGCCATGGTCACGGATCACATCGCCCAGGGAACAGATATCGACCCTCAACTGCTGAACGATTTTGCTGTGGCCATGTATGGTCATAGCGACGGCTCAAAACTGATGGAGAGCCTGCTGTATCAAACCTTTGGATCGAACATCGATAAAGCCTCCTATGTCAAATATCTGCTGCAGCCCGAGGTCAAGCCGCTGTGGGCCGATGCTCCGGGCGGCTATGCTCCTTTTCTGTTTGATGACAGCGAAAATCTCTGCTTTGCGAAACTGGACCACCTGAAGACCGTCGATATCATTGATGCCAAAACCGGCATGCCGGGTTCTGATTTTAAAACGCAACTGCACTTCGACACCGGCACCAAGGTGACAAAGCTCCCCGAGGACCTTTCGCTTCTGTATCAAGGCCGCACCGAGACGCCGTTGTTTCCGATTTTTCGCTATGAACAAAAGAATAATCCCAGGTTTTTGTTTTTACAGACCTCGGGCAATTTTCAACTCATTTACGGCCAAAACGGTTTGATCCATCCGTTCAGAATTCCGCGTACGCGAACCACGGATCGTACCCTGGACCTTGCGACCGGCACACTTGCCGCGGATGCACTCAACATTACGGAAAAGCTTATAAAGCCACTGATTGATGAGATAGAAGGTTTTGATCTTGAAAAGGATCTCAATACACGTTACGCCCTCTATTTTCCGGATACGACCCAGACCGAAGAACTTCGCAAAAACTACCGTGTTCTACACATTGCACTGCCTAATAAACCTCAACCTGAAAAAAAAGTTGTGGTTTCACCGGACCCTCGTGCCTATGCCGCCTATGTCTTTATGGACTCCTGGAGCGCGTTAAACGGTCATCTGATCGACGATGGTGTCGGCGGCTACCTGGTCACGGTTAAAGGTGGCAGACAAAAACGGGTCAACGGTGGCCTTCATGTGCTGTTGCCGATTGATTATTCCAAAATCACCGGCGACTACGGCTCTTTGTTGTTGGGTAATTCCTACGGTCAGACCATCGATTACATCAACAGCCCGACCTATGATGCCGGGGTGATTACATCCATGCATCGCTAAGGGACGAACGGGGGCACAACCCCGCGACTTTAATCCGTATTCAGGGGACACGTATCAAAGTACATGTCTCGAATGTCGCTAGTATAAGCACTTTCGTAGCAAACTCGGGACTGTCCCAAGCCCTACCTGGGGCTGTCCCAGATGTTTGCGGGCTATGGAACGCTGGTGGTTTGCACCGCAAAAGCCTGGGACAGCCCCCGTGCGGGGACAGTCCCGTTTTTGCTGCCCTTTCCCCTTAAACTAGTGCCATTCATATATGTCCCCTGAATACTCAAAGCCGGGTACCGCGCCCGTGCGGGGACAACTCCGGTTTTCTGCCGGGGTTTCTTTTGCTCTTCATCGAGGCCTTTATCCGCATTGATCGCGAAGTGATCGTGAAGCGAAGGTCTTAATTTAGCCTCACGATAAAGGCCACGATAAAATCTGATAACACCTAAAACCCGTGAACCACGTCGTAAACTCGGGACCGTTCCAAGCCCTATCTGCGCTGGAAATCCATCGGCAATACTGCCTGCTGTAAACGCCCTCGCCGCCCTGCGCCTGCAAGAATAGTCGCTTCTTTCGGCATTGCTTTACAATGCTTTTCATTTGAGGTTTGCCATTCTTTCATTGCTGTAAAGTCACGATTTATCAATTAGTTACAAACTAGTTTCACAGTTTTTAACAGTAGCTTTTTGCCCTTTTTTGCCGCCGCTCTGCTAGCGTGGCGGCGTATTGTTTACCCAAAAAGGAGAAGAGTAATGACGCGTTGTGTGAAGCTGTGGAGTTGGTTGGTGATGGTGGTTTTGTTGGCGGTGCTGCTCAGCCCACAGAAGGCTTTGGCCGTTATGGTGGGGAGTCGCACCGGGGAAATAGTCTCGACGGTTGGTGCTGATGATCATGATGATACCACCAACACCTCCATCGGCAAGAGATCTGATGCCGGCGTTGATGGTGAAAGTGACATGTACGCTACGGCGGTGGGCTATGACGCCAACGCCAACGGAACCAAGAGTACAGCCACTGGCAGCAACAGCGATGCGACGGCAGACTATGCCACGGCCACCGGCTACAATAGCGATGCCGAAGCCGAGTTTGCCACGGCCAATGGTTACAATACCAATGCCACCGGCACCAATAGTACCGCCATCGGAGCTAATGCTGATGCCACGCGAAAAGGGAGCACGGCTACCGGCTATGACGCCAACGCCACCGGAACCAAGAGTACCGCCACTGGCGGCAACAGCGATGCGACGGCAGACTATGCCACGGCCACCGGCTACAATAGCGATGCCGAAGCCGAGTATGCCACGGCCAATGGTTACAATACCAATGCCACCGCCGCTTATAGTACCGCCCTCGGTGCTTATACGGGTGCCACACAAAAAGGGAGCACGGCTACCGGTTATAATGCCAAAGCTACAGGGGTATACAGTACCGCCATCGGCACACAATCCACGGCCAGTCAGGACGGCGCCGTTGCCCTGGGTAGAGTTTCCACGGCTTCGGCCACACGGAGTACGGCGGTCGGCACAAAATCCACGGCCAGTCAGGAAGGCGCCACGGCCCTGGGTAACGCTTCCACGGCTTCCGCCACACAGAGTACGGCCTTGGGGCAAAACGCCACAGCCACGGCCACCAACTCCGTCGCCCTCGGTGCTGAGGCTGATGCCACGCAACGAGGGAGCACGGCCAGCGGCTATAATGCGAATGCCACAGGGATTTACAGTACCGCGGTCGGAGCGCAAGCCGCGGCCAGTCAAGAATCAGCCACGTCCCTGGGTAACGGTTCCACGGCTTCCGGCAGATTGAGTACGGCTTTGGGGAAAGACGCCATAGCCTCGGCAGACTACTCTACGGCCCTGGGTCATGATTCCACGGCTTCCTACAAATGGAGTACGGCTTTAGGGCAAAGCGCCACAGCCTCGGGAGAATCCTCTACGGCCCTGGGTAAAGGTTCCACGGCTTCCGGCTTAGCGAGTACGGCTTTGGGGAAAGACGCCACAGCCTCGGCACAATCCTCTACGGCCCTGGGTAAAGGTTCCACGGCTTCCGGCTTATTGAGTACGGCTTTGGGGAAAGACGCCACAGCCTCGGCATACGCCTCTACGGCCCTGAGTTATGGTGCCACGGCTTCCGACGATTTCAGCATGGCTTTGGGGAAAGACGCCACAGCCTCGGCGAAAAACTCCGTCGCCCTGGGATATCGCTCTGTCGCCAAAGAGGAAGATACCGTGTCCGTCGGCAGAAAATACAGTGAGCGGCGCATCACCAACGTCGCCACGGCACTCAACGGCACCGACGCCGTCAACCTCGATCAAGTAGAAAGCCTGATCACGACCAGCGGTGAGAAATGGCTTAACAGCACCGAAACCGGCTCGGCCAGCGTTGCCGGCAGCAATGCTACGGCCATCGGCTCCGGCAGCTTTGCCACCGCCGACGGTTCCGTGGCCCTCGGCCAAGGCTCCATTGCCGATGAAGAAAATACCCTGTCCGTCGGTTCCGACGGCAGCGAGCGGCGCATCACCAACGTCGCCGCCGGCGTCAACGACACCGACGCGGTGAACATGAGCCAACTCAATGCGGTGCAAAGCCAGGTCAGTGACAACGCCTCCAAGATCGCCACCCATACAACCAAAATTGCCAGCAACAGCGCTGCCATCGCCGCTATTAAAGCCCAGTCCGCCATCCTCTCCTCCAGCGAAAGCGCCAGCGCCAGTAGCAGCGGCAGCAACAGCCTGGCCATCGGCTCCGGCGCCTCCGCCCATGACGACGACACCGCTATCGGTGCCAATGCCACAGTCACCGCCGACAGCTCCACCGCCGTCGGGTCCAACACCCTGATCGCATCGGAACAGGCCGTGGCCGTGGGTGCCGATGCAATGGTGAGCAGTGAGGCCACCGGTGGGGTGGCCATTGGTCAGAATGCGGTCGTGGAACAAGGCGCAAGCAACGCCGTTGCCCTGGGCACAGACTCAGTGGCCGATGAAGCCAATACCGTGTCCGTCGGCAGCAGCGTCAACCAGCGGCGCGTTACCAACGTGGCCGACGGTGAAAACAACGGCGATGCGGTCAATGTCAGTCAACTCAATACCGTGAAAAGCGATGTGAGCAGCAACAGCGCGTCGATTGAAGACAACAGCGCGTCGATTGAAGACAACAGCGCGGCGATTGAAGACAACAGCGCGTCGATTGAAGACAACAGCACGGCGATTGAAGACAACAGCAGCGCCATCACCGAAGTGCGACAGACTTTAAATGACACACGGGATGCCGTGGCACACCTTGACCGGCGCGTAGATCAACTGGAGAACGAAATGGATGAAGTTGCGGCTCTGGCCTCGGCGTTTTCGGCTCTGGTGCCCAATGCGCGTAGCGCCAGCAATACCCAGCTTTCACTGGGGCTGGGCAATTACGGCAACGCCAATGCCGTGGCGCTGGGGGTGTTTCACTATGTCAATGACAACGTGTTGGTGAACGTCGGGGCTTCCACCGCCTTCGGCAACAGCAAAACCGCCGCCCGTGCCGGGATTACCATTGGGTTTTAACCCCTTGCGATAAAATTGGGGAAATCGGTCAGCAAGGCGCGAGCGGCGTACGCGGCATTCGTGCTTGATGGTCTGGATGAAGAGCGCCGACCCGAAGTTTATGGTTCTGATGTTGATTCGCGGCTTTTCGGCGATGACAACTTCATGGATAAATGTTTGTCCGGCGCAGGGGGGATGGCGCTTCACTTGACGGCGCAACAGCTTATTGAAACGGTAAGCCGCGCCTACCATCTCGATGCGGACCTTTACTTTCGTAGTAAACTCGGGACTGTCCCAAGCCCTACCTGGGGCTGTCCCAGATGTTTACGGGCTATGGAACGGTGGCGGTTTGCACCGCAAAAGCCTGGGACAGCCCCCGTGCGGGGACAGTCCCGTTTTTGCTGCCCTTTCCCCTTAAACTAGTGCCATTCATATATGTCCCCTGAATACTCAAAGCCGGGTACCGCGCCCGTGCGGGGACAACTCCGGTTTTGCTGCCGGGGTTTCTTTTGCTCTTCATCGAGGCCTTTATCCGCATTGATCGCGAAG encodes the following:
- a CDS encoding YadA-like family protein, translating into MTRCVKLWSWLVMVVLLAVLLSPQKALAVMVGSRTGEIVSTVGADDHDDTTNTSIGKRSDAGVDGESDMYATAVGYDANANGTKSTATGSNSDATADYATATGYNSDAEAEFATANGYNTNATGTNSTAIGANADATRKGSTATGYDANATGTKSTATGGNSDATADYATATGYNSDAEAEYATANGYNTNATAAYSTALGAYTGATQKGSTATGYNAKATGVYSTAIGTQSTASQDGAVALGRVSTASATRSTAVGTKSTASQEGATALGNASTASATQSTALGQNATATATNSVALGAEADATQRGSTASGYNANATGIYSTAVGAQAAASQESATSLGNGSTASGRLSTALGKDAIASADYSTALGHDSTASYKWSTALGQSATASGESSTALGKGSTASGLASTALGKDATASAQSSTALGKGSTASGLLSTALGKDATASAYASTALSYGATASDDFSMALGKDATASAKNSVALGYRSVAKEEDTVSVGRKYSERRITNVATALNGTDAVNLDQVESLITTSGEKWLNSTETGSASVAGSNATAIGSGSFATADGSVALGQGSIADEENTLSVGSDGSERRITNVAAGVNDTDAVNMSQLNAVQSQVSDNASKIATHTTKIASNSAAIAAIKAQSAILSSSESASASSSGSNSLAIGSGASAHDDDTAIGANATVTADSSTAVGSNTLIASEQAVAVGADAMVSSEATGGVAIGQNAVVEQGASNAVALGTDSVADEANTVSVGSSVNQRRVTNVADGENNGDAVNVSQLNTVKSDVSSNSASIEDNSASIEDNSAAIEDNSASIEDNSTAIEDNSSAITEVRQTLNDTRDAVAHLDRRVDQLENEMDEVAALASAFSALVPNARSASNTQLSLGLGNYGNANAVALGVFHYVNDNVLVNVGASTAFGNSKTAARAGITIGF